The DNA sequence CCGCGTTCGGAGTCAGCTGCATCGGAGACACCTTCCACTCATATTTACATAGGTGCTTGAAGAAAATATGCCATCGGGGATTCCACCCGGATCGAAGATGTTCCATCCACACCGGGACGAAACCATCTGCGGGCCGGTGGTAAATCATTTCCCCGGGCACAGGCCACCTCCACTCGACTTCCGGAGGCAATTGGAAAGCGGCCCGGATCATTCGATCGGCCGCGTCCGGAGACATTTCCCTGATATGGCTCTTCAGCGGGAACGGAGCCCGGATCCCAATCAGCTCCCGGAACTTTTCATCAAACTCCTCCTTACTGTAAGGTCCCAACATCCCGTTTGGGTGCTTACGCCTGTAGAATCCGGACATGTTGGTGTAAAACCCCTTCTCCTCGACCAGGGGAGCCTTGGTAACAAAGTAAGACTTAGAGTCACACCAGATACCTTCCGGGGACATAATAACCTGCTTCCCGATCGTCTTTGTCACTTTTTGGAACTCGGACACCACTCCCGAGGAAGAAACTTCTCTTTCAGCCATCTTTACCCGAGCACGGTGAGCCAGAGTATGGACCTCGTCGCACTCGGTGTCACTAGAAAACTCCCCGGGTACAGCTGAGTAAGCAACGATCTCTTTCCTTGGCGGCCTAGGGATCCGGACCATAAACCTAAATAAAAAAGGCAACCCGGGTCAGTTTTAGAATTCACATATGGTTTACAGATTTTAGTTGGGTCCGGATCCCATCCTAATCCTATGTAGAAAAACATCAAGAAAAGAGAAACGACCAAGTACAAGCAACACTACCCGGATACCAACTACAACAACTCACCCTACTCTACCCGGGTCCTCTCCTTTCCCCGGGTTTTCGTTGGGAGAAGAGTACTACATACAAGAAAGCTACCCGGGTCCCGCATACACACTACAACGCAACAAAATTCCTCCAAGTACGAAAACAAAGCAACCCGAAACCCCTACCCGGACCTAAAATACATAACCGGGCAAATACTCTCACGACTTACAAACACCTAAAACAACCATTTCCTAAATCTACCCAACCCGGGTATAACTATATAACCCGGGTCCAGTTCAAATCACCGAAGAATCCCAAACGCCACAAACATTTCCACAgaaatttcaaaacaaaatcaagaatcaaaaCTCAAACCCCCAGCCGTTATACACTcactatacacatatacatacatatacactcGAGAAATTCCAAACCAAAACCCAGATTTTCAAAAACCAAAACCCCAAACATCAAGCCATCTCAAATCAAAACACGAAACCACAAACTAGTCTTGCAAACCCGCGACGAACACATGcaatatcaaaacaaaaatgCAAACAGGGCACCAGCAACATTCAAAGATTACCAAGACAGCATCAAGCACATATCAGACGAAACAATATAAAAGGAAGAAGCGAAGTGAATCACTTACTTGGTACAAAGACGAGGAAAAAGAGCGAAGCCGCAGGCAACAATCGGCAAAAACTCCGACGAAAAGAAGTGCACGAACGAGCGGTTTTTGAAGAAAGGGCAGAGAAAACAAGTAAAAACTGAAGTGAAAATGGAGAAGTGAAGCAGAGATGCGTgtatttatatacataaacGTACTGATAGGCCACGTGGCAATTCCCCATTGGCCACATAGCAATTATTACAGCCGTTTCTAATTTACTTCTCCTCAAAAGACGCGTCGGTGCAACTCCCAAGACACGCCACCCGTCTGAATTCCGCACATCTCGACCGTTTCACCATCCCTTGACCCGGGCTATAGCCTTACCCGGATCCAGAAACGCGGAAGAACAGCTGACCGATGAGGCCCACTCAACCCGGGCAGGATGGCGAAAGCGCAACACCCCTACCCCCACCCGGATCTACTCAGAATGAAAAGCGAACAACTCATATATCTACCCGGGCCGGGGGGCAACAATAAGCTTGTACTCTCATCCGGATCCACTCGACCGGGGAATCAGCACTGAAACTACACTTTACTCCCTCACATAGAAAATCtatataagggagtggggggcaaatgatagggtataacccggtTAACCAACACCCGGGTCCTTCAGAAGCAGCACCCGGGTCCTTCAGAGGAACCTCCACCCCGGGTAGCCACCAACACCACAGGGCACCCCCAGCCTTGACAGGTGAAAACAACCCGGACATGATTGCTTACCCGGGCACATGAAACTTACTACTCACCCGGATACacatgtaccagccgacacttgctgcacaaggcgcagactgacacgataaagacaaacataacggtcaactactggcgatagagacaagccaaggaacattccaaaatactactcctacgctgacacctggacacgtgtaggggatcaaacccctacacgtgtaggaccaggatccaggtacgcacccttgaaccctaatccttggcctataaataggacCAAGATCAGGAGTTCAAGGGTAACTTCTCTTTACACTCATTCTCTCACACACTTACACTCAGCATATACtcaaacactctcagccaccagCAACCTCCAGCCaaacaccttcacccaccacacatagataacACTTTCTCTTatctttatccttccgaaacctacgcttactctcacgccggaggcgctttggggccaaacccccccgccggcgttgttttgtaggctcccatccagtagctacaccacggaaccaccagtcacggcggaggaaggaccgggatcggagaCTGGCGTTATCACACTTCATTAGGTCTGACACGATCTTGTTATCCTAAATTTATTAGCCAGGCCTAAGCAAAAGGACAACATTTATGTAGGGGAGAACAGTGGCTTTAAGGAGTGATTATTAACTAGTCTCCGACTTAAGCAGCTTATTAGCAAAATGTTGAAGACTTACATATTTGTTACTAAAATGAAAATGCAATTCTAGAAAGTGCCACTGCATGAATGTAAAGGCGAAAAGGTCAGGACCAGACTCTAATGTACTGTGATAGATTCGGACGATGAGAAAAGATTGAGAACAGAGGATCAAAGAACAAAGTACAAGTAGTAGTAGGAGAGGATATACCATAATGCCAACAGCTTTACAATGATTCTCCAAAGTTAATCTAGTCATATTTGTGACTAGGTTCAGTACTATTGTATATCAGTACAAATCATCTTCTGCTCATATCGACGACTAGATACAGAATCATAAGATAACACTCTTTCTTAATCAACATACTGTTGGAGTTGTCCAGCATCTTCTTAAATCGAAATGTTGGCTCCGACTTCTACATTATAAAGGTTATAGTAGCTTTTTTGGTATACTAATACGCGCTTGATCCTAAAAAGTGGTATCAGAGTAGGTCACGAGTTCGAATTCGTTGAAGACATTCTGTGCGGGTTTGAATCTTGTCAAAAATAAGCTGAGTGTGTTAATTAAATGAAAACGCAAATCAGCTACAATAACGGAATACTCTGTAGATCTGCATTCAGGTTATTGCAGTTTGTATAAACATGCTGAAAGACAgtagataaataatataaatctgGCTATATAAATAATTCAGAACTCGTCTCTAAAATAGTTCATACTTCCACTTATAAATATCTTAATGTCACAGGGTGAAAAAAACCAAAGTCATTAAAAACGCCAAAAACAATAAAGACTGCAGCACTCTTTGTATAACTCAAAACTGCTGGATGCAACTTAAAACAGGCCAAACTTGTGCTTCATCTGTTCATCATTGTTACTTTTATCATTGGTTACTTTACTAGGAGCCGTGGATTTTGAAATTATGGATCCTAATAATCTTCAAGGATTCAATTCTTATATTCGTCAACAAGGTCGTACTCTGTGCTCTTCACTACCTAGAACAACCGTAATTGTACCCGTGTCTGATACTTGAATAATCAAAACCCGACATTGTTCCAAACCATATTTTCTGAGTTCAAAGTCATGCCTTAGCGAATGCAGCCTTGTTTTACACAGAATTTACACTCTGAATCCATTTTAATGTCAACCGGAATGATGAAAGCATTGTTTCTTGGTTTACTTTCTCTTCTGTTTCTTCGGTCCTCTAATGCACAGATAGCTGCTTCGGAGACAAATGTTCTTCTCCAAGTCCAACAACTTCTTGAATATCCACAAGTGCTCCAAGGTTGGAATAACTGGACAAATTTTTGCAGTCTTCCTCCCTCGCAATCTCTAGCTGTCGTTTGCTCAGGTAATCATATAACAGAATTGAGTGTCGTTGGAAATATCACAAATCCGCGAAGTCTGTCCAAAAATTTCTCTATTCATTCATTCTTCTCTACACTAACAAACCTTTCAAATTTGAAAGTTCTGTCACTTGTTTCGTTAGGACTATGGGGTCCATTACCTCGTGACATCGATCTTTTAGGGTCTCTTGAAGTATTGAACATTAGTTCAAATCAAATCTATGGAAACATTCCTGCATCCATTGCCACAATCAAGAATCTTAAAAATCTTGTTTTGGCTGATAATGTCTTGTATGGGAGAATTCCGAATCTAAAAGGTTTACAAAATCTTGAAGAACTTGACTTGAGTAACAATCACTTGGGGCCTAGATTACCATCTTTAAGTGGCAATGTGGTTAGTGTCACTTTAAAAAACAATTctctgaaatttgaaattcctTCTGCTCTTCAAAGTTATGACAGACTTGAAAGACTTGATCTCTCTGCCAACAAACTAAGTGGTCCGATTCCTTCCTTTCTGTTTTCTCTTCAATCAATTCAGTACCTCAGTCTGTCCAGGAATCATCTCAGTGGTGAACTTGCCAAAAATGTATCCTGCAACAAAAATCTTAAGTACGTGGAcatttctaataattttttgatcgGAAAGTTGCCTGTTTGCATCCAATCAAATTCTCAGAACCGGACAGTAATTAGTTGGTGGAATTGCCTGTCTAATTCAAGCTCAAAATATCAGCACAGATACTCATTTTGCCAGAAAGAGGCCTTGGCTGTCAAGCCTCCAGCTATGAATCAAAAGAAGCGAACAACCATGAAACTTGGGATTGTTCTTGGTATTATTGGAGCAACTGTGGGAATTGTGTGCACAATTGGGATACTTGTTTTCATCATTTACAGAAGAAAAGCAGCTGCAAAAGCTAGACATCACAAAGATAATGGCTTTATCTTCGACCAAAACCCAGCCCGGGGCTCTCCTATTGTGGATAGCAGTAAGGCATTTcctttttatatgatataaactTAATTCTTAGCTTGTTCAAACATCATACTTTCTGATCTGGCTTAATTTTACGCGTTTGCAAAGGGCATAGACCACAAACAATGAGAAGAATGGCAACCTTTGGTCTCCCGCCTTATCAAATCTTTACTTGGGAGGAAATACATGATGCAAGCAACAACTTTGACTATTCGAACTTAGTAGGGGAAGACTCTCAAGGGCAGGTAAAAACTTTTCAACCTCGGTTCCGTACCTTGTTTCTTCCTGCAATTTTAGTATTTTGGAGATTCTGTATCCGTTAATTCTATTCTTGTTGCACAGACTTGCTTAATTTATAGAATTTTCACAGGTCTATAATGCTTGGCTTAGGGACGGATCTCCAGTACTGCTGAAACGTATGAACGTGAAACATAAGCATTCACCTCAGATAATGAAACAGTATAAAGAAAGTCTATCGAAGCTAAGGCACCAGAATCTAGTCAGTGTTCTTGGACACTGCATTGCTAATAACGTAGGCAATCCCAATTTGACCACTATTTATGTTGTTCAAGAATTCAGTATCAATGGATC is a window from the Daucus carota subsp. sativus chromosome 8, DH1 v3.0, whole genome shotgun sequence genome containing:
- the LOC108197435 gene encoding probable LRR receptor-like serine/threonine-protein kinase At1g14390 — translated: MQPCFTQNLHSESILMSTGMMKALFLGLLSLLFLRSSNAQIAASETNVLLQVQQLLEYPQVLQGWNNWTNFCSLPPSQSLAVVCSGNHITELSVVGNITNPRSLSKNFSIHSFFSTLTNLSNLKVLSLVSLGLWGPLPRDIDLLGSLEVLNISSNQIYGNIPASIATIKNLKNLVLADNVLYGRIPNLKGLQNLEELDLSNNHLGPRLPSLSGNVVSVTLKNNSLKFEIPSALQSYDRLERLDLSANKLSGPIPSFLFSLQSIQYLSLSRNHLSGELAKNVSCNKNLKYVDISNNFLIGKLPVCIQSNSQNRTVISWWNCLSNSSSKYQHRYSFCQKEALAVKPPAMNQKKRTTMKLGIVLGIIGATVGIVCTIGILVFIIYRRKAAAKARHHKDNGFIFDQNPARGSPIVDSRHRPQTMRRMATFGLPPYQIFTWEEIHDASNNFDYSNLVGEDSQGQVYNAWLRDGSPVLLKRMNVKHKHSPQIMKQYKESLSKLRHQNLVSVLGHCIANNVGNPNLTTIYVVQEFSINGSLRDHFKDWRKREVLKWPQRMGIIIGVAKGIEFLHRGVAPGHFGNNIKMKNIMLDENLNPKISSYTLPVPSKVGLESPLNRDVRSPLNRDVKNSETARESSLYACENPEKDDIYQLGVILLQVITGKLFNSRSEIAEMKLQLETNLTDVMPDSSPKMSDLADPSLRGTFAYGSLKAAVEITVHCLEDDSSSRPSIDDVVWHLQYSIQVQEGWNSSGNLDTRV